In Silene latifolia isolate original U9 population chromosome X, ASM4854445v1, whole genome shotgun sequence, the following proteins share a genomic window:
- the LOC141621020 gene encoding protein NRT1/ PTR FAMILY 3.1-like: MTMSAIIPKLYPKPCPTQVNCQEASTHQLWVLYLALLLTSIGTGGIRPCVVTFAANQFDMTKSGVASRKWNYFNLYYFCMGLATLTALTVIVYIQNNVGWGWGLGIPTISMGLSFIAFVVGYPLYYKPKPGGSPLVRMCQVVVAAWKKRNVLMPNHADLLYHNKQLDALISVDGRLLHTEQFKWLDRAAIATEGETKESIPRNLWNISTVHRVEEQIKHQQLRRMGSIENHFWGCSYSLSPDENFENETHSLNLVAVALWRKMANDRLGRANSDLDKF; encoded by the exons ATGACAATGTCAGCCATTATTCCAAAACTCTACCCTAAACCATGTCCAACACAAGTGAACTGCCAGGAAGCATCTACACATCAGCTGTGGGTCCTCTACCTCGCTTTGCTCCTCACCTCTATTGGCACAGGCGGTATAAGGCCTTGTGTGGTAACATTCGCGGCTAACCAATTTGACATGACCAAATCCGGGGTTGCATCCAGGAAATGGAATTACTTCAACTTGTATTACTTCTGTATGGGACTGGCAACATTGACTGCACTGACAGTTATAGTGTATATTCAAAATAATGTGGGTTGGGGTTGGGGTCTTGGAATTCCTACTATTTCGATGGGCCTTTCGTTTATTGCCTTTGTTGTTGGATATCCTCTATATTATAAGCCTAAGCCTGGTGGAAGCCCTTTAGTTAGAATGTGTCAAGTTGTTGTTGCTGCTTGGAAAAAGAGGAATGTCCTTATGCCTAATCATGCTGATTTGTTATACCACAACAAACAGCTTGATGCCCTAATCTCTGTAGATGGGAGGCTTCTACACACTGAACAATTCAA gtggcttgacagagcagccaTAGCAACCGAAGGTGAAACAAAAGAATCAATCCCGCGAAACCTATGGAATATATCCACAGTCCACAGAGTAGAGGAACAGATTAAGCACCAGCAACTCCGGAGAATGGGATCCATTGAAAATCACTTTTGGGGTTGCTCTTACTCTTTGAGTCCCGATGAGAATTTCGAGAATGAGACGCACTCTTTAAATCTGGTGGCGGTTGCTCTATGGCGAAAAATGGCAAACGATAGGTTGGGCAGAGCAAATTCTGATTTGGATAAGTTCTAA